One Oncorhynchus kisutch isolate 150728-3 linkage group LG11, Okis_V2, whole genome shotgun sequence genomic region harbors:
- the tmem254 gene encoding transmembrane protein 254, with amino-acid sequence MAKSDGCHYFRRTSVFWITTVALSMGYFTSTVFWPQQVPYDNLGPLGTLSRYLVDNYHSLMYKGWWATWVIHVAEALVAMKVCSDKGVDGTMTRCLWFVQTVLFGFASLGLLLKYKPDHRTKQH; translated from the exons ATGGCCAAAAGCGACGGGTGTCATTATTTTAGAAGAACCAGTGTTTTTTGGATAACTACAGTGGCGCTTTCGATGGGATACTTCACA TCGACAGTGTTCTGGCCACAGCAGGTCCCCTATGACAACCTGGGCCCGCTTGGCACCCTGTCCAGATACCTGGTGGACAATTACCATTCTCTCATGTACAAAGG ATGGTGGGCAACCTGGGTCATCCACGTGGCAGAAGCCCTTGTTGCCATGAAGGTCTGCAG tgacAAAGGGGTGGACGGCACAATGACACGTTGCCTCTGGTTTGTCCAGACGGTGCTGTTTGGCTTTGCCTCTCTCGGCCTGCTTCTCAAATACAAACCTGACCACAGGACCAAACAACACTGA
- the LOC109899626 gene encoding uncharacterized protein LOC109899626 isoform X3, with product MNFAAQFIYANYIRDGSPNRVGFSDSDENDPFWQSEAQRLGSTKQGCSTSSKTTCNKDAPVCNGVAGVRPTLIHPERLKDFGIEEEECLNGEVKTKETKVMGAPEIQLMDPPKTNKKRVSESKAITPPKPEYLRFDDISAAAFKIQLRMQKTPCMYSRLSKQYGMEIFLKKEHLHYTGSVKERGVLYMLTSLSQEQQKKGVIVATDCSFSMAVAHHAVELRIPVFVIMPASCAQPHLRMYRDYGAMVISYGSTARDSLNHARHLAKENGYLYLEEDDSAVYLAGLGTVGMEIYEQVPKLDAVIVPTGGQCSLLVGTAAAIKHLNSRITVIGVEPEGFPLLLQSLKTGSPVTRELYSTPNKKLYGDLFEHSMGTHTFQLAKTFVDKVISVREEDSLVAMLRFQEFEHSTVDTEGAMGLAAILAGQLPELKGKRVAVVVSSANMELDLIRQCVDRALVLDDRVNKFTVQLGDFPGDMAKLLDILAREDIKWSVWWRPEIRHRALSSVGHCLSAIPHYAGWTGDQHTSRLRHGSHSEHAHTRTKHARACNTHVRTCT from the exons ATGAACTTTGCCGCCCAGTTCATCTACGCCAACTATATCAGAGATGGATCGCCTAACAGAGTGGGATTCAGCGATAGTGATGAGAATGACCCCTTCTGGCAGAG CGAGGCGCAGCGTCTTGGGTCAACTAAACAGGGCTGCTCCACCTCTTCCAAGACTACCTGCAACAAGGACGCCCCCGTTTGTAACGGGGTTGCGGGCGTGCGGCCCACCCTCATCCACCCAGAGCGCCTGAAGGACTTTGGTATTGAGGAGGAGGAGTGCCTCAATGGGGAAGTCAAGACCAAGGAGACCAAGGTGATGGGGGCCCCTGAGATCCAGCTGATGGACCCGCCCAAGACTAACAAGAAGAGAGTCAGCGAGAGCAAAGCAATCACACCACCCAAGCCTGAATACCTCCGCTTCGATGACATCAGTGCTGCAGCCTTCAAAATCCAGTTGAGGATGCAGAAGACCCCCTGCATG TACTCCAGACTGTCCAAACAGTACGGCATGGAGATCTTCCTGAAGAAGGAACACCTCCACTACACAGGCTCAGTGAAGGAAAGAGGCGTTCTCTACATGCTCACCTCCCTCAGCCAG GAGCAGCAGAAGAAGGGGGTGATTGTGGCTACAGACTGTAGCTTCTCCATGGCCGTGGCCCACCATGCGGTGGAGTTGAGGATCCCAGTGTTTGTCATCATGCCAGCCAGCTGTGCCCAGCCCCACCTCAGGATGTACCGTGACTACGGCGCCATGGTAATCTCCTACGGCAGCACGGCCAGGGACTCCCTGAACCACGCCCGCCACCTGGCCAAGGAGAACGGATACCTTTACCTGGAAGA GGATGATAGTGCTGTGTACTTGGCAGGACTGGGCACAGTAGGCATGGAGATCTATGAGCAGGTGCCCAAACTAGATGCAGTCATTGTGCCCACTGGTGGGCAGTGTAGTCTACTGGTTGGCACAGCAGCCGCCATCAAACACCTCAACTCGCGCATCACTGTCATA GGAGTTGAACCAGAAGGATTCCCGTTGCTACTACAGTCCCTCAAAACAGGCAGCCCGGTGACTAGAGAACTATACAGCACCCCAAACAAGAAGCTTTATGGAG ACCTATTTGAGCACTCAATGGGGACCCACACCTTCCAGCTGGCTAAGACATTTGTGGATAAAGTCATCTCGGTCAG AGAGGAGGACTCTCTGGTAGCCATGCTAAGGTTCCAGGAGTTTGAACACTCCACGGTGGACACAGAGGGAGCCATGGGACTGGCGGCCATCTTGGCTGGTCAACTACCAGAGCTGAAGGGCAAAAG GGTAGCTGTGGTGGTCAGCAGTGCTAACATGGAGTTGGACCTGATCAGACAGTGTGTTGACCGAGCCCTGGTTCTGGACGACCGGGTCAACAAGTTTACGGTGCAGTTGGGGGACTTTCCAGGTGACATGGCCAAGCTACTGGACATCCTGGCCCGAGAGGACATCAA GTGGAGTGTGTGGTGGAGACCAGAGATAAGACACAGAGCACTCAGCTCCGTAGGACACTGTCTGAGCGCTATCCCACACTACGCTGGCTGGACCGGTGATCAACACACGTCACGGCTTCGTCACGGCTCTCACTctgaacatgcacacacacggacaaagCATGCACGCGCATGCAACACGCATGTTCGCACATGCACGTAa
- the LOC109899626 gene encoding uncharacterized protein LOC109899626 isoform X1, producing the protein MNFAAQFIYANYIRDGSPNRVGFSDSDENDPFWQRWDSTDSSPIHCTPLDTEGFPTRALAVDVPPQHPKEPNTPTAASPVVTPAVAPSAPRVAPLPVLLHPCSAPLLSPQGQLTTPATTSSLHHLPSPRARISTKSSRATSKPLPVPKSNAISNPCCPAPPPETAPPPPPASPALPRSTVVAKAPLSHVPAPVIPSPDPGNRFLLPAFHVLICLLLRLVLSFILFFLPSEAQRLGSTKQGCSTSSKTTCNKDAPVCNGVAGVRPTLIHPERLKDFGIEEEECLNGEVKTKETKVMGAPEIQLMDPPKTNKKRVSESKAITPPKPEYLRFDDISAAAFKIQLRMQKTPCMYSRLSKQYGMEIFLKKEHLHYTGSVKERGVLYMLTSLSQEQQKKGVIVATDCSFSMAVAHHAVELRIPVFVIMPASCAQPHLRMYRDYGAMVISYGSTARDSLNHARHLAKENGYLYLEEDDSAVYLAGLGTVGMEIYEQVPKLDAVIVPTGGQCSLLVGTAAAIKHLNSRITVIGVEPEGFPLLLQSLKTGSPVTRELYSTPNKKLYGDLFEHSMGTHTFQLAKTFVDKVISVREEDSLVAMLRFQEFEHSTVDTEGAMGLAAILAGQLPELKGKRVAVVVSSANMELDLIRQCVDRALVLDDRVNKFTVQLGDFPGDMAKLLDILAREDIKWSVWWRPEIRHRALSSVGHCLSAIPHYAGWTGDQHTSRLRHGSHSEHAHTRTKHARACNTHVRTCT; encoded by the exons ATGAACTTTGCCGCCCAGTTCATCTACGCCAACTATATCAGAGATGGATCGCCTAACAGAGTGGGATTCAGCGATAGTGATGAGAATGACCCCTTCTGGCAGAGGTGGGACTCTACAGATTCATCACCCATCCACTGTACCCCATTAGACACAGAGGGATTTCCCACCCGAGCCCTGGCTGTAGACGTACCCCCCCAACACCCTAAGGAACCAAATACTCCCACTGCCGCTTCTCCTGTAGTGACTCCTGCTGTGGCTCCTTCTGCACCTCGTGTTGCACCTCTTCCTGTTCTCCTTCATCCTTGTTctgcacctcttctctctccccaagGTCAACTAACCACACCAGCCACAACCTCCAGTCTCCACCATCTTCCTTCTCCTCGTGCAAGGATATCTACCAAGTCCTCTAGAGCCACCAGTAAACCCCTTCCTGTCCCCAAATCTAACGCCATCTCCAATCCCTGTTGTCCTGCTCCTCCACCTGAAAcagcacctcctccacctccagctTCCCCTGCTCTCCCCAGGTCCACAGTAGTAGCCAAGGCCCCCCTTAGCCATGTCCCTGCCCCTGTGATACCCTCTCCAGACCCGGGGAACAGATTTCTCTTGCCAGCCTTCCACGTTCTGATATGCCTCCTCCTCCGCCTGGTTCTATccttcatcctcttcttcctccccag CGAGGCGCAGCGTCTTGGGTCAACTAAACAGGGCTGCTCCACCTCTTCCAAGACTACCTGCAACAAGGACGCCCCCGTTTGTAACGGGGTTGCGGGCGTGCGGCCCACCCTCATCCACCCAGAGCGCCTGAAGGACTTTGGTATTGAGGAGGAGGAGTGCCTCAATGGGGAAGTCAAGACCAAGGAGACCAAGGTGATGGGGGCCCCTGAGATCCAGCTGATGGACCCGCCCAAGACTAACAAGAAGAGAGTCAGCGAGAGCAAAGCAATCACACCACCCAAGCCTGAATACCTCCGCTTCGATGACATCAGTGCTGCAGCCTTCAAAATCCAGTTGAGGATGCAGAAGACCCCCTGCATG TACTCCAGACTGTCCAAACAGTACGGCATGGAGATCTTCCTGAAGAAGGAACACCTCCACTACACAGGCTCAGTGAAGGAAAGAGGCGTTCTCTACATGCTCACCTCCCTCAGCCAG GAGCAGCAGAAGAAGGGGGTGATTGTGGCTACAGACTGTAGCTTCTCCATGGCCGTGGCCCACCATGCGGTGGAGTTGAGGATCCCAGTGTTTGTCATCATGCCAGCCAGCTGTGCCCAGCCCCACCTCAGGATGTACCGTGACTACGGCGCCATGGTAATCTCCTACGGCAGCACGGCCAGGGACTCCCTGAACCACGCCCGCCACCTGGCCAAGGAGAACGGATACCTTTACCTGGAAGA GGATGATAGTGCTGTGTACTTGGCAGGACTGGGCACAGTAGGCATGGAGATCTATGAGCAGGTGCCCAAACTAGATGCAGTCATTGTGCCCACTGGTGGGCAGTGTAGTCTACTGGTTGGCACAGCAGCCGCCATCAAACACCTCAACTCGCGCATCACTGTCATA GGAGTTGAACCAGAAGGATTCCCGTTGCTACTACAGTCCCTCAAAACAGGCAGCCCGGTGACTAGAGAACTATACAGCACCCCAAACAAGAAGCTTTATGGAG ACCTATTTGAGCACTCAATGGGGACCCACACCTTCCAGCTGGCTAAGACATTTGTGGATAAAGTCATCTCGGTCAG AGAGGAGGACTCTCTGGTAGCCATGCTAAGGTTCCAGGAGTTTGAACACTCCACGGTGGACACAGAGGGAGCCATGGGACTGGCGGCCATCTTGGCTGGTCAACTACCAGAGCTGAAGGGCAAAAG GGTAGCTGTGGTGGTCAGCAGTGCTAACATGGAGTTGGACCTGATCAGACAGTGTGTTGACCGAGCCCTGGTTCTGGACGACCGGGTCAACAAGTTTACGGTGCAGTTGGGGGACTTTCCAGGTGACATGGCCAAGCTACTGGACATCCTGGCCCGAGAGGACATCAA GTGGAGTGTGTGGTGGAGACCAGAGATAAGACACAGAGCACTCAGCTCCGTAGGACACTGTCTGAGCGCTATCCCACACTACGCTGGCTGGACCGGTGATCAACACACGTCACGGCTTCGTCACGGCTCTCACTctgaacatgcacacacacggacaaagCATGCACGCGCATGCAACACGCATGTTCGCACATGCACGTAa
- the LOC109899626 gene encoding uncharacterized protein LOC109899626 isoform X2 codes for MNFAAQFIYANYIRDGSPNRVGFSDSDENDPFWQRWDSTDSSPIHCTPLDTEGFPTRALAVDVPPQHPKEPNTPTAASPVVTPAVAPSAPRVAPLPVLLHPCSAPLLSPQGQLTTPATTSSLHHLPSPRARISTKSSRATSKPLPVPKSNAISNPCCPAPPPETAPPPPPASPALPRSTVVAKAPLSHVPAPVIPSPDPGNRFLLPAFHVLICLLLRLVLSFILFFLPSEAQRLGSTKQGCSTSSKTTCNKDAPVCNGVAGVRPTLIHPERLKDFGIEEEECLNGEVKTKETKVMGAPEIQLMDPPKTNKKRVSESKAITPPKPEYLRFDDISAAAFKIQLRMQKTPCMYSRLSKQYGMEIFLKKEHLHYTGSVKERGVLYMLTSLSQEQQKKGVIVATDCSFSMAVAHHAVELRIPVFVIMPASCAQPHLRMYRDYGAMVISYGSTARDSLNHARHLAKENGYLYLEEDDSAVYLAGLGTVGMEIYEQVPKLDAVIVPTGGQCSLLVGTAAAIKHLNSRITVIGVEPEGFPLLLQSLKTGSPVTRELYSTPNKKLYGDLFEHSMGTHTFQLAKTFVDKVISVREEDSLVAMLRFQEFEHSTVDTEGAMGLAAILAGQLPELKGKRVAVVVSSANMELDLIRQCVDRALVLDDRVNKFTVQLGDFPGDMAKLLDILAREDIKLLDVCHRRHNDRGDLFKALVECVVETRDKTQSTQLRRTLSERYPTLRWLDR; via the exons ATGAACTTTGCCGCCCAGTTCATCTACGCCAACTATATCAGAGATGGATCGCCTAACAGAGTGGGATTCAGCGATAGTGATGAGAATGACCCCTTCTGGCAGAGGTGGGACTCTACAGATTCATCACCCATCCACTGTACCCCATTAGACACAGAGGGATTTCCCACCCGAGCCCTGGCTGTAGACGTACCCCCCCAACACCCTAAGGAACCAAATACTCCCACTGCCGCTTCTCCTGTAGTGACTCCTGCTGTGGCTCCTTCTGCACCTCGTGTTGCACCTCTTCCTGTTCTCCTTCATCCTTGTTctgcacctcttctctctccccaagGTCAACTAACCACACCAGCCACAACCTCCAGTCTCCACCATCTTCCTTCTCCTCGTGCAAGGATATCTACCAAGTCCTCTAGAGCCACCAGTAAACCCCTTCCTGTCCCCAAATCTAACGCCATCTCCAATCCCTGTTGTCCTGCTCCTCCACCTGAAAcagcacctcctccacctccagctTCCCCTGCTCTCCCCAGGTCCACAGTAGTAGCCAAGGCCCCCCTTAGCCATGTCCCTGCCCCTGTGATACCCTCTCCAGACCCGGGGAACAGATTTCTCTTGCCAGCCTTCCACGTTCTGATATGCCTCCTCCTCCGCCTGGTTCTATccttcatcctcttcttcctccccag CGAGGCGCAGCGTCTTGGGTCAACTAAACAGGGCTGCTCCACCTCTTCCAAGACTACCTGCAACAAGGACGCCCCCGTTTGTAACGGGGTTGCGGGCGTGCGGCCCACCCTCATCCACCCAGAGCGCCTGAAGGACTTTGGTATTGAGGAGGAGGAGTGCCTCAATGGGGAAGTCAAGACCAAGGAGACCAAGGTGATGGGGGCCCCTGAGATCCAGCTGATGGACCCGCCCAAGACTAACAAGAAGAGAGTCAGCGAGAGCAAAGCAATCACACCACCCAAGCCTGAATACCTCCGCTTCGATGACATCAGTGCTGCAGCCTTCAAAATCCAGTTGAGGATGCAGAAGACCCCCTGCATG TACTCCAGACTGTCCAAACAGTACGGCATGGAGATCTTCCTGAAGAAGGAACACCTCCACTACACAGGCTCAGTGAAGGAAAGAGGCGTTCTCTACATGCTCACCTCCCTCAGCCAG GAGCAGCAGAAGAAGGGGGTGATTGTGGCTACAGACTGTAGCTTCTCCATGGCCGTGGCCCACCATGCGGTGGAGTTGAGGATCCCAGTGTTTGTCATCATGCCAGCCAGCTGTGCCCAGCCCCACCTCAGGATGTACCGTGACTACGGCGCCATGGTAATCTCCTACGGCAGCACGGCCAGGGACTCCCTGAACCACGCCCGCCACCTGGCCAAGGAGAACGGATACCTTTACCTGGAAGA GGATGATAGTGCTGTGTACTTGGCAGGACTGGGCACAGTAGGCATGGAGATCTATGAGCAGGTGCCCAAACTAGATGCAGTCATTGTGCCCACTGGTGGGCAGTGTAGTCTACTGGTTGGCACAGCAGCCGCCATCAAACACCTCAACTCGCGCATCACTGTCATA GGAGTTGAACCAGAAGGATTCCCGTTGCTACTACAGTCCCTCAAAACAGGCAGCCCGGTGACTAGAGAACTATACAGCACCCCAAACAAGAAGCTTTATGGAG ACCTATTTGAGCACTCAATGGGGACCCACACCTTCCAGCTGGCTAAGACATTTGTGGATAAAGTCATCTCGGTCAG AGAGGAGGACTCTCTGGTAGCCATGCTAAGGTTCCAGGAGTTTGAACACTCCACGGTGGACACAGAGGGAGCCATGGGACTGGCGGCCATCTTGGCTGGTCAACTACCAGAGCTGAAGGGCAAAAG GGTAGCTGTGGTGGTCAGCAGTGCTAACATGGAGTTGGACCTGATCAGACAGTGTGTTGACCGAGCCCTGGTTCTGGACGACCGGGTCAACAAGTTTACGGTGCAGTTGGGGGACTTTCCAGGTGACATGGCCAAGCTACTGGACATCCTGGCCCGAGAGGACATCAA gttgTTGGATGTTTGCCACCGTAGACACAATGACAGAGGCGATCTCTTCAAGGCCCTG GTGGAGTGTGTGGTGGAGACCAGAGATAAGACACAGAGCACTCAGCTCCGTAGGACACTGTCTGAGCGCTATCCCACACTACGCTGGCTGGACCGGTGA
- the LOC109899626 gene encoding uncharacterized protein LOC109899626 isoform X4 — MNFAAQFIYANYIRDGSPNRVGFSDSDENDPFWQSEAQRLGSTKQGCSTSSKTTCNKDAPVCNGVAGVRPTLIHPERLKDFGIEEEECLNGEVKTKETKVMGAPEIQLMDPPKTNKKRVSESKAITPPKPEYLRFDDISAAAFKIQLRMQKTPCMYSRLSKQYGMEIFLKKEHLHYTGSVKERGVLYMLTSLSQEQQKKGVIVATDCSFSMAVAHHAVELRIPVFVIMPASCAQPHLRMYRDYGAMVISYGSTARDSLNHARHLAKENGYLYLEEDDSAVYLAGLGTVGMEIYEQVPKLDAVIVPTGGQCSLLVGTAAAIKHLNSRITVIGVEPEGFPLLLQSLKTGSPVTRELYSTPNKKLYGDLFEHSMGTHTFQLAKTFVDKVISVREEDSLVAMLRFQEFEHSTVDTEGAMGLAAILAGQLPELKGKRVAVVVSSANMELDLIRQCVDRALVLDDRVNKFTVQLGDFPGDMAKLLDILAREDIKLLDVCHRRHNDRGDLFKALVECVVETRDKTQSTQLRRTLSERYPTLRWLDR, encoded by the exons ATGAACTTTGCCGCCCAGTTCATCTACGCCAACTATATCAGAGATGGATCGCCTAACAGAGTGGGATTCAGCGATAGTGATGAGAATGACCCCTTCTGGCAGAG CGAGGCGCAGCGTCTTGGGTCAACTAAACAGGGCTGCTCCACCTCTTCCAAGACTACCTGCAACAAGGACGCCCCCGTTTGTAACGGGGTTGCGGGCGTGCGGCCCACCCTCATCCACCCAGAGCGCCTGAAGGACTTTGGTATTGAGGAGGAGGAGTGCCTCAATGGGGAAGTCAAGACCAAGGAGACCAAGGTGATGGGGGCCCCTGAGATCCAGCTGATGGACCCGCCCAAGACTAACAAGAAGAGAGTCAGCGAGAGCAAAGCAATCACACCACCCAAGCCTGAATACCTCCGCTTCGATGACATCAGTGCTGCAGCCTTCAAAATCCAGTTGAGGATGCAGAAGACCCCCTGCATG TACTCCAGACTGTCCAAACAGTACGGCATGGAGATCTTCCTGAAGAAGGAACACCTCCACTACACAGGCTCAGTGAAGGAAAGAGGCGTTCTCTACATGCTCACCTCCCTCAGCCAG GAGCAGCAGAAGAAGGGGGTGATTGTGGCTACAGACTGTAGCTTCTCCATGGCCGTGGCCCACCATGCGGTGGAGTTGAGGATCCCAGTGTTTGTCATCATGCCAGCCAGCTGTGCCCAGCCCCACCTCAGGATGTACCGTGACTACGGCGCCATGGTAATCTCCTACGGCAGCACGGCCAGGGACTCCCTGAACCACGCCCGCCACCTGGCCAAGGAGAACGGATACCTTTACCTGGAAGA GGATGATAGTGCTGTGTACTTGGCAGGACTGGGCACAGTAGGCATGGAGATCTATGAGCAGGTGCCCAAACTAGATGCAGTCATTGTGCCCACTGGTGGGCAGTGTAGTCTACTGGTTGGCACAGCAGCCGCCATCAAACACCTCAACTCGCGCATCACTGTCATA GGAGTTGAACCAGAAGGATTCCCGTTGCTACTACAGTCCCTCAAAACAGGCAGCCCGGTGACTAGAGAACTATACAGCACCCCAAACAAGAAGCTTTATGGAG ACCTATTTGAGCACTCAATGGGGACCCACACCTTCCAGCTGGCTAAGACATTTGTGGATAAAGTCATCTCGGTCAG AGAGGAGGACTCTCTGGTAGCCATGCTAAGGTTCCAGGAGTTTGAACACTCCACGGTGGACACAGAGGGAGCCATGGGACTGGCGGCCATCTTGGCTGGTCAACTACCAGAGCTGAAGGGCAAAAG GGTAGCTGTGGTGGTCAGCAGTGCTAACATGGAGTTGGACCTGATCAGACAGTGTGTTGACCGAGCCCTGGTTCTGGACGACCGGGTCAACAAGTTTACGGTGCAGTTGGGGGACTTTCCAGGTGACATGGCCAAGCTACTGGACATCCTGGCCCGAGAGGACATCAA gttgTTGGATGTTTGCCACCGTAGACACAATGACAGAGGCGATCTCTTCAAGGCCCTG GTGGAGTGTGTGGTGGAGACCAGAGATAAGACACAGAGCACTCAGCTCCGTAGGACACTGTCTGAGCGCTATCCCACACTACGCTGGCTGGACCGGTGA